The sequence GCGCCCACAGCTCGAGCGACCGCGGCCCCGGGACGTCGGTGCGCAGCAGCGGGGCGGCGCTCGGTTCGGCGCCCGTCGCCGCCGGGCCCGGAGCGCGGGCGCTCGACGCGTCGTCCTCCGGCCCGGTCACGCCTGCACGCCCCCGGCGACCAGCGGGCGCCGCTCCTCGGCCAGTTGTTCGAGGAGGTCGACGCCCCGGTCAGGCCCGGGCATCGCCGCCATCTCCCGCTGCACCCGCGCCGCCCGCTCGCGGTAGGTCGGCTCGTTCAGCAGGGCGAGCACGTCCCGCCGCACCGCCTCCGGGTCCACCTGCCCGGGCAGCAGGCGGCGGCCCACGCCCGCCGCCTCGCACGCCGCCGCGTTGTGGAACTGGTTGGCGCCCTGGGGCAGGACCAGCAGGGGGATGCCCTGCGCCAGGATGGGCAGGATGGCGGTGCCGCCCTGGTTGACGGCCACGTCGCAGTAGGGGAGCAGCAGCGACTGCGGGATGAACCGCTCGACGTGCACGTTCTCTGGCTGGGCACCGAACTGGGCCGGGTCGTTCTCGTAGCCGATGGTGAGGATCACCGTCACCGGCTCGGACCGAAGTCCTCGGAGCACCGCGGCGAACACGTCGCGCGCCCGGGCGTTGAACACCGTGCCCAGGCTCACGTACACCACCGGGCGGTCAGGCAGCTCGGTGACCCACGCCGGCAGGTCGTCGCCCTCGGCGCCGGGGTCCACGGTGGCGTTCTGCACGGGGTGGGCGGTGGGGACCTGTTCTATCTCGGGCGACTGGAGCGTCGGCGGCGCCACGTCGAGGTACAGCCACCGGAACATCCCGGCGAACGCCAGGGGGTCGACGCCCCACTCGGCGCACAGCGGAGCCTGCACCTCGGCGGCCAGCCTCGCCATGGCCAGGGGTCGCAGGATGCCGACGCTCTGGTCCGCCCAGGGGATCCCGGCGGCGGCGGCCGCCACCGGACCGGCCAGTTCCGTCTCGTCGTGGACGAGCACGTCGGGCTCCCACTCCCGCACCAGCGGCACGAGGTCGGCGGCGCGGGCGGGGGCCGCCACCCCCGCCAGCATGCGGGGCACGAACTGCTCGAAGCGCTCCATGGCCGAGAGCGCCGCCTGCTCGGGGAACCGCTGCGCGGCCTGCTCCATCTGGTCCGCCAGGCTCATGCCGGCCGGGAACGCGGCGAAGCCCGCCTTCTCCACGCGGGGGCAGAAGTCGGCGGCGGTGGCGAAGGCGACCTCGTGGCCGGCCCGCCGCAGCGCCTGGGCGAGGGCCAGCATGGGGTTGAAGTGGCCGTGCCCCGGGAGGCACGTGCACAGCACCCTCACCGGCCCGCCCTCCCCACCGTCACGACGCCCGGCTGGCGGGGTCGACCTTGGCGAAGGTGAGGAAGTCCACCATCTCGAACCGGCCGGTCACCTGCCCGCTCCGCCGGGGCAGGGTGGGGGCCCAGCGCCGCGGCGCGTTGAGGTACGAGTTGGGGTCGGCCCGGAGCAGCCCGACGAGCACCTCGGCGACGATGCGCCCGCCCACCGGGCCCAGGTGCAGGCCGCCGTCCACCAGCTCGGCCTCCTTCAGGACGTAGTACCACAGGGGCGTGCTGCGCTCGAGGCCGAGCCCGTAGGCCGACAGCTCGGCGAGGTCGCCCGGGGCGAGGGGCGGAACGCCCATCGTGGCTGCGATCGACTGGCCGGACGGCATCCCCCACGTGACGTGGCGCAACAGGTTGCGCTGCGCCAGCACCTGGGGCTGGTCGCCGGTGGCGATGGAGCTGAGGGGGAGGTTGAACAGCGGCGTCGACAGCTTGGTGTCGATGAGCTTGTTGTTCCGGACGTTGCCGTCGCCGAAGTCGAAGAACGTCTCCCAGCCCACGAAGCGGCGCGGGGCCCGGAAGCCACCGACCAGGTCGTCGGGGTCGTCCGACGGCCCGGCGCCGGCGTCGAAGATCATGCCGATGAAGGGGCCGCCGCCGTGGCCGGTCATGTTGGCGCGGTACGACGGGCGGACCATGCTGTGGCCGAAGCGGTAGGCGGCCCCCTGGAACTCGACCGGCATGAAGTCGCCGGCGGTGTACCAGCGGCGCCCGTTGCGCATCACGTCGTCGACCATCGCCGGCCCGCAGAACAGCGGGAGGAACTGGTTCACGACCATCCACTGGTAGTGCCAGGTGGTGAGGCGTCGGGCGGCGTCGAACACCTCGAGGTCCCGCATGCCCGGCCGGGCCAGGATCTCCACCGCCTCGTTGTGGAACCTCATGAACGCGCAGTGCATCCCGGAG comes from Acidimicrobiales bacterium and encodes:
- a CDS encoding glycosyltransferase, translated to MRVLCTCLPGHGHFNPMLALAQALRRAGHEVAFATAADFCPRVEKAGFAAFPAGMSLADQMEQAAQRFPEQAALSAMERFEQFVPRMLAGVAAPARAADLVPLVREWEPDVLVHDETELAGPVAAAAAGIPWADQSVGILRPLAMARLAAEVQAPLCAEWGVDPLAFAGMFRWLYLDVAPPTLQSPEIEQVPTAHPVQNATVDPGAEGDDLPAWVTELPDRPVVYVSLGTVFNARARDVFAAVLRGLRSEPVTVILTIGYENDPAQFGAQPENVHVERFIPQSLLLPYCDVAVNQGGTAILPILAQGIPLLVLPQGANQFHNAAACEAAGVGRRLLPGQVDPEAVRRDVLALLNEPTYRERAARVQREMAAMPGPDRGVDLLEQLAEERRPLVAGGVQA
- a CDS encoding heme peroxidase family protein translates to MNRRAFLKALGIGAAASAVTVGPATGAAVATPGSAGANSGGTPRTPFRTTFGRMFPQLPPFAPPGEGLTEALVDIGRKGGILDAGDDLTADPLDLILDPALRVNNPDNPAHTAGVTFVGQFIDHDVTFDVGSALGVPTDPRTSTNGRTPALDLDSVYGLGPVASPQLFDSGNRAKFHYETGGLFEDVPRGGNMAAVIADPRNDEHVILSGMHCAFMRFHNEAVEILARPGMRDLEVFDAARRLTTWHYQWMVVNQFLPLFCGPAMVDDVMRNGRRWYTAGDFMPVEFQGAAYRFGHSMVRPSYRANMTGHGGGPFIGMIFDAGAGPSDDPDDLVGGFRAPRRFVGWETFFDFGDGNVRNNKLIDTKLSTPLFNLPLSSIATGDQPQVLAQRNLLRHVTWGMPSGQSIAATMGVPPLAPGDLAELSAYGLGLERSTPLWYYVLKEAELVDGGLHLGPVGGRIVAEVLVGLLRADPNSYLNAPRRWAPTLPRRSGQVTGRFEMVDFLTFAKVDPASRAS